A genomic region of Runella rosea contains the following coding sequences:
- a CDS encoding carboxypeptidase-like regulatory domain-containing protein, with protein sequence MKTLLLIILMGWCTFSYAQTITIEGRVLDVSNNQPVPFAGVGIVGKSVGTVANEQGRFSLKLSQQYASEVLIINCMGFESYQIPVKAAIQSSPLEIKLNVNAIRLKEVVVKPINPTKIIYQVVALIPQNYDQNPSIIEGFYRESVKQAQVNQYFAFSEGVIQLYKSGVDTNIPDQARMIKGRKKELPTLIVTAQNDTCPIPSITNGPYLGYFLDVVRARDFPLYDLNSYTFEYDGAQTIGNTFLYKINFKNNSVTKRSANQRFAAYKGTLYIETESLVVVKAEYELNDAALRQYELSYPGIRLKHRKYIINYAPFEGKWYLHDARVVNDFEYEYFVWPKGTRPKNAPKRIEVGVGLHNQMAFVTTHISNRNVQKFPLNQILRIDTSFSEQSMTFDDDFWKDFNIIEEEEN encoded by the coding sequence ATGAAAACCCTGCTATTGATTATCCTTATGGGTTGGTGCACTTTTTCTTACGCCCAAACCATCACCATTGAAGGGCGTGTTTTGGATGTCTCCAACAATCAACCCGTTCCCTTTGCGGGCGTGGGCATTGTGGGCAAAAGCGTCGGAACGGTGGCTAACGAGCAGGGCCGTTTTAGCTTAAAACTAAGCCAACAATATGCTTCGGAGGTGCTCATTATCAATTGCATGGGGTTTGAATCGTACCAAATCCCCGTCAAAGCCGCCATTCAGTCAAGCCCGCTGGAAATCAAACTAAACGTAAACGCCATTCGGTTGAAAGAAGTGGTGGTGAAGCCGATCAACCCCACCAAAATTATCTACCAAGTCGTAGCGCTCATTCCCCAAAATTATGACCAAAACCCCAGCATTATTGAAGGTTTTTACCGAGAATCTGTCAAACAAGCACAGGTGAATCAATACTTTGCGTTTTCGGAAGGGGTTATTCAACTCTATAAATCCGGCGTGGATACCAACATCCCCGATCAGGCGCGGATGATTAAGGGCCGCAAGAAAGAACTGCCAACGTTGATTGTTACCGCCCAAAATGATACGTGCCCTATTCCGAGTATTACCAACGGACCGTATCTCGGCTATTTTCTGGACGTGGTCCGAGCGCGGGATTTTCCCCTGTATGACTTAAACTCCTACACTTTTGAGTACGACGGCGCACAAACCATCGGAAACACTTTTTTGTACAAAATCAACTTCAAAAACAATTCCGTCACCAAACGCTCAGCTAATCAGCGATTTGCGGCCTACAAAGGGACCCTTTACATCGAAACTGAAAGCCTCGTGGTGGTTAAAGCAGAATACGAACTGAATGATGCCGCATTGCGTCAATACGAACTCAGCTATCCGGGTATACGCCTCAAACACCGTAAATACATCATAAATTATGCCCCTTTTGAGGGCAAATGGTACCTGCACGATGCCCGCGTGGTGAATGACTTTGAGTACGAATATTTTGTCTGGCCCAAAGGAACGCGGCCCAAAAACGCCCCCAAGCGCATTGAAGTGGGGGTCGGGCTCCATAATCAAATGGCTTTTGTAACTACTCACATCAGCAACCGTAACGTGCAAAAATTTCCGTTAAATCAAATTTTGAGAATTGATACCTCTTTTTCGGAACAAAGCATGACCTTTGATGATGATTTTTGGAAGGATTTTAATATTATTGAAGAAGAGGAAAACTAA
- a CDS encoding GNAT family N-acetyltransferase — MSAITIRTDIRPGDLGYITYLVGIIYAKEYGMTLLNDIEVATFLTHFIQHYTPEKERLWVAETDEHIVGCILVYEESPGVAHLRSLILHPSVRGRGLGRQLMQLAIDFCREVGYQKITLETFDELQAALHLYDSFGFQLTGERFHAEWGRPVREVQFELVLSNSAKS; from the coding sequence ATGTCTGCCATCACTATTCGTACCGATATTCGCCCCGGAGACCTTGGGTACATTACCTATCTAGTTGGTATTATTTATGCCAAAGAGTACGGTATGACCCTCCTGAACGACATCGAAGTGGCTACTTTTCTGACGCATTTTATCCAACATTATACTCCCGAAAAGGAACGTTTATGGGTGGCCGAAACCGACGAACACATCGTGGGCTGTATTCTGGTGTACGAAGAAAGTCCAGGCGTGGCGCATCTGCGGTCGCTCATTCTGCATCCTTCGGTGCGAGGGCGTGGGTTGGGGCGTCAATTGATGCAACTCGCCATTGATTTTTGTCGTGAAGTGGGCTATCAGAAAATTACACTTGAAACCTTTGATGAATTGCAAGCCGCGCTGCATTTATACGATTCTTTTGGTTTCCAACTCACGGGCGAGCGCTTCCACGCCGAGTGGGGCCGCCCCGTCAGGGAAGTGCAATTTGAGTTGGTTTTATCAAATTCGGCCAAATCATAA